The genomic segment GTCCGCGGCCGCCGAGCGCAGGACGCGCTGCGCGACACCCCCGCGCAGCGCGTCCACCAGCGCATGACGAGGCCGCTTGCCGACGACCAGCAGGTCGGCGCCGGTCGCGAGCTGCTGCTCGACCACCGCCTGCTCGGCGTTGCCGAACGCGATGGCCGGCTCCGCGTCGTCGCGGCCTCCGGCAGAGGCGATCAGGTCGGCCAGCACGCCGCGCGCGCGGAGGGCGTCGCGCTCGCGTTGTGAGTGGATGACGCGCTCGGGCACGTCGGCCAGCCGCATGGTTTCCTCGTGCGAGGTGTCGAGCACGTGCAGCACCTTCATGCAGGGGTCGCGCGACAGGGCGCGCGCCGCTGCGATCAACGAACACGCGTCGAGGTCCAGTTCCACCGCCGCGAGCACGCGCCGGTAACTCATCTGCGCGGGCGTGCGTGCAAGCAGCACGGGCCGCCGTGCCCGACGCAGCATGCGCAGCACCGGCGAACCGGGCGGCCAGGGTCCGCGGCGGGCGGCAGATGGCAGCACGAGGAGCGATGCGTCGCGCGTCGCCTCCACGCCTTCGTGCTCGCGCGTTCCGGCAATGGCTTGCGAGGAGACCTGCAGATCCAGCTTGCCGCGCACTTCCGAAGCAAGTGAATCCGCAGTCGAGGCGGCCTCGGCGAGGTCGGCGTGCAGGGGGTGCAGGACGATGAGGTGCAACGGCAGGCCGCGGTCGCGCGCGACCAGTGCGCCACGCCAGGCGGCGTTTGCGGCTTCAGGCGAGCCGTCGACGAAGACGGCGATGTGCCTCGTGCCGGCGGTGGCGCGCTGCTGCGCCGGCGCGCGGC from the Ramlibacter henchirensis genome contains:
- a CDS encoding universal stress protein, producing the protein MIPITSAGRMVARNSVEVPVARRAPAQQRATAGTRHIAVFVDGSPEAANAAWRGALVARDRGLPLHLIVLHPLHADLAEAASTADSLASEVRGKLDLQVSSQAIAGTREHEGVEATRDASLLVLPSAARRGPWPPGSPVLRMLRRARRPVLLARTPAQMSYRRVLAAVELDLDACSLIAAARALSRDPCMKVLHVLDTSHEETMRLADVPERVIHSQRERDALRARGVLADLIASAGGRDDAEPAIAFGNAEQAVVEQQLATGADLLVVGKRPRHALVDALRGGVAQRVLRSAAADVLVLPMQPRAPTASWLLPDFARLPAQ